One window of the Desulfovibrio litoralis DSM 11393 genome contains the following:
- a CDS encoding fused DSP-PTPase phosphatase/NAD kinase-like protein → MLSLNKSLRYLCVIALSLVISGVFTQINLVNANSQQAEQTAQSTAKIWAKPIQIQGLPNLHKVDDNLYRSAQIKKNALEGLKSLGIYTVISLRQSNKDEKILRNSGITFIHLPVNTWAIGDEEVVEALKAIDAAKTKGSVLVHCKHGADRTGLTIAMYRIIRQGWTREEAKKEMLEGGFGFHSIWKNIIEYIDTVDIQKIKDKVNVR, encoded by the coding sequence ATGTTGTCATTAAACAAATCTTTGAGATATCTTTGTGTTATAGCGTTGTCGCTAGTTATATCAGGCGTTTTTACTCAGATAAATTTGGTAAATGCAAACTCGCAACAAGCGGAACAAACAGCACAAAGCACCGCCAAAATATGGGCAAAACCCATTCAAATCCAAGGTTTGCCTAACCTACATAAAGTAGATGACAATCTTTACCGCTCTGCACAAATCAAAAAAAATGCCTTGGAGGGTTTGAAGAGCTTGGGAATTTATACAGTAATTTCTTTGCGTCAGTCAAACAAAGACGAAAAAATATTGCGTAATTCGGGAATAACTTTTATTCATCTGCCCGTAAATACTTGGGCGATTGGCGACGAGGAAGTTGTTGAGGCTTTAAAAGCGATTGATGCGGCGAAAACAAAGGGTTCTGTTTTGGTTCACTGTAAACATGGTGCCGATCGGACGGGCTTAACTATCGCCATGTATCGTATTATTCGCCAAGGCTGGACAAGGGAAGAGGCAAAAAAAGAAATGCTCGAAGGCGGTTTTGGCTTTCACTCTATCTGGAAAAATATCATAGAATATATTGATACTGTCGATATCCAGAAGATTAAGGATAAAGTTAACGTCAGGTGA
- the argJ gene encoding bifunctional glutamate N-acetyltransferase/amino-acid acetyltransferase ArgJ: MNKTPTPKGFKFAVHKAYFRKGERNDLALVVSEYPAQVSALFTANLFPAAPVLVAKEYLALNQSVRAVIVNTGSANACTGQEGIDNCKKSTQLIAENLGIKASEVLPASTGVIGLQMDMPGWEKAAPLICQKLGTAELEDFAEATMTTDAFPKFAGMNLKLKNGTVCLAGVAKGAGMICPNMATMLSTVLCDAQIDKKDWDLIFKQAVDQSFNRVSVDGDTSTNDTIYSLVNGASGVKPEKDELELLQNALTKILKELAYLLVKDGEGATKVLFIKVSGTKDNAEAEKVARTVGHSQLVKTAMYGKDANWGRIVAAAGRSGVNFDPNALRLVFCGVELFKNSQPTKLDFDSLLKKPLEETDLMIELFLGDGDGHYELLASDLTHRYIDINADYRS, translated from the coding sequence ATGAACAAAACACCCACACCAAAAGGTTTTAAATTTGCTGTACATAAAGCTTATTTTCGTAAAGGCGAACGCAACGATTTAGCCTTGGTTGTAAGCGAATATCCCGCTCAAGTGAGTGCGTTGTTTACCGCAAACCTTTTTCCGGCGGCTCCCGTACTTGTCGCTAAAGAATATCTTGCATTAAATCAAAGTGTCAGAGCGGTAATAGTTAATACGGGTTCTGCCAACGCCTGCACGGGACAAGAGGGAATAGACAACTGTAAAAAAAGTACCCAATTAATCGCAGAAAATTTGGGCATAAAAGCAAGCGAAGTTTTACCCGCCTCAACCGGAGTTATCGGGTTACAAATGGATATGCCGGGTTGGGAAAAGGCGGCTCCGCTGATTTGTCAAAAACTCGGAACTGCCGAGCTAGAAGACTTTGCCGAAGCCACCATGACTACCGATGCCTTTCCTAAATTTGCGGGTATGAATTTAAAATTAAAAAACGGAACGGTTTGTCTTGCCGGTGTGGCGAAAGGTGCGGGCATGATCTGCCCAAATATGGCAACAATGTTGTCTACTGTTTTATGTGATGCTCAAATAGACAAAAAAGATTGGGACTTAATTTTTAAACAAGCTGTTGATCAAAGTTTTAATCGAGTTTCCGTTGACGGAGACACCAGCACAAACGATACAATATATAGCTTGGTCAACGGAGCTTCCGGCGTAAAACCTGAAAAAGACGAGCTTGAACTTTTACAAAACGCACTCACAAAAATATTAAAAGAACTCGCTTATTTATTAGTAAAAGACGGAGAGGGTGCCACCAAAGTTTTATTTATTAAAGTCAGCGGAACAAAAGATAATGCCGAGGCTGAAAAAGTCGCCAGAACCGTCGGACACTCTCAGCTTGTCAAAACGGCAATGTATGGCAAAGATGCCAACTGGGGTCGTATTGTAGCAGCAGCAGGACGTAGCGGAGTAAACTTTGATCCAAATGCCTTACGCTTGGTCTTTTGCGGGGTTGAATTATTTAAAAACTCACAACCCACAAAACTCGATTTTGATAGCCTCTTAAAAAAACCTTTGGAAGAAACCGATCTTATGATAGAACTCTTTTTAGGCGACGGAGACGGACATTACGAACTTCTCGCCTCTGACCTGACCCATCGTTATATTGACATAAACGCCGATTACAGAAGTTAA
- a CDS encoding DUF5677 domain-containing protein, with protein MVMFHDSIMNVWLEHFKSSEIDSVDFNSLLTDTVSAMTPGFLRSLFKEWKEVAPTKREESKKFYKLNCARWEKGFEALEFHIELCCSVGEDFISFIKESPDDNKKFRYEAIICNHAKACLISREIYCLLTNGYPDGAEARWRALHEVAVISRFILEHGEDCAERYLLHRTVEHLKIMEQFREHAKMLNQTPLSDEELVNLKPEVDILIKKYGKTFKKPYGWAYSALPPTKGSIQFKDIEKCVLLNHWRPYFTQACNHIHAGSLGLTPSRALSESQTPTLLAGQSNSGMGQPGHMTAISLMHATFPILQLVPLIDSNIYMKILMETTNNVAEAFIAGKTKYVDWNS; from the coding sequence ATGGTAATGTTTCACGATTCAATAATGAATGTCTGGCTTGAGCACTTTAAAAGTTCTGAAATTGATAGCGTTGATTTTAACAGTTTATTGACTGATACAGTTTCAGCGATGACCCCTGGCTTTCTGCGGTCATTATTTAAAGAGTGGAAAGAAGTGGCTCCGACAAAAAGAGAAGAGTCGAAAAAATTTTATAAACTGAATTGTGCACGTTGGGAAAAAGGTTTTGAGGCTCTGGAGTTTCATATCGAATTATGTTGTAGTGTGGGAGAAGATTTTATTTCTTTTATTAAAGAAAGCCCTGATGACAACAAGAAGTTTCGGTATGAAGCGATCATTTGCAATCATGCTAAAGCGTGTTTGATATCTCGTGAAATATATTGCCTGCTTACAAATGGATATCCTGATGGTGCCGAAGCAAGATGGCGAGCTTTACATGAAGTGGCAGTTATTAGTCGATTTATTCTCGAGCATGGAGAAGATTGTGCAGAACGATACTTACTCCATAGAACTGTCGAACATCTTAAAATTATGGAACAATTTAGAGAACACGCTAAGATGCTTAATCAAACTCCGCTCTCAGATGAAGAGCTTGTGAATTTAAAGCCTGAAGTCGATATCTTGATTAAGAAATATGGTAAAACTTTTAAAAAGCCATATGGTTGGGCATATTCTGCTCTTCCACCAACTAAAGGTAGTATTCAGTTTAAAGACATTGAAAAATGTGTTTTACTCAACCATTGGAGACCATATTTTACTCAAGCATGTAATCATATCCACGCAGGCTCGCTTGGGCTAACTCCATCAAGAGCCTTATCTGAAAGCCAAACTCCAACGCTATTAGCAGGACAAAGCAATTCAGGAATGGGACAACCAGGACATATGACAGCTATAAGCCTTATGCATGCAACTTTCCCTATTCTCCAATTAGTACCGCTAATAGATTCTAATATTTATATGAAAATACTGATGGAGACTACAAACAACGTGGCAGAGGCTTTTATTGCAGGAAAAACTAAGTATGTCGATTGGAACTCATAG
- a CDS encoding metallophosphoesterase family protein, protein MKTFTFIHAADLHLDSILPLAKFSLNDPDSDLEIDNKFNKLCKKYKKLSEDAVFIAFKNLIELCLVEKVDFLVLSGDLYHQADGSLKAYYALKNAFVALNNAGIAVFIAHGNHDHLKINSSDLQENSEIKNILQWESNVKVFGNKLQRLEFCKDNECLALLHGISHAKNAETQNLGKDFNRQEPTLLKPDCFQIGVLHCTIGKSDEHERYAPCNLSDLIGSRLDYWALGHIHKRQVLCEQPAIHYPGSLQGLHINETGQHGCLLVKVNELGQSLVTFKALAPVQWELINIDFNKLQRNEQPDEIKTQENTPENDYDLESAQNLTIQSLDELEEYLLETCINVATQTQSPLCQLIIFRIVLEGCCELDSVLKKSDAETELVNKLNQSLQKIIATKRNALSSQSEKVIDLIIKDIHIKTKPVRDLNSLRSNSGFVGELLRYSDELLNQLEPSQAENNMEDKLALHQTYIEQETELKHIVDELYLSKRNNKFLPPKPSHSSLQALIKEAEELCLEKLKIE, encoded by the coding sequence ATGAAAACATTTACTTTTATCCATGCTGCTGATTTACATTTAGATTCTATTTTGCCTCTCGCAAAATTTTCTTTAAATGACCCTGACAGCGATCTTGAAATTGACAATAAATTTAATAAGCTTTGTAAAAAATATAAAAAATTATCCGAAGATGCCGTCTTTATTGCTTTTAAAAACTTAATCGAGCTTTGTCTAGTCGAAAAAGTCGACTTTTTAGTTTTATCCGGAGATTTATATCATCAGGCAGACGGTAGCCTAAAAGCATATTATGCCCTGAAAAACGCTTTTGTTGCTTTAAATAATGCAGGGATAGCCGTATTTATCGCACACGGTAATCATGACCACTTAAAAATAAATTCCTCAGACCTTCAAGAAAATTCCGAAATAAAAAATATCTTGCAATGGGAATCAAACGTTAAAGTTTTCGGAAACAAACTTCAGCGTTTGGAATTTTGCAAAGATAACGAATGTCTAGCTTTATTACATGGCATCAGTCATGCGAAAAACGCAGAAACTCAAAACCTTGGTAAAGATTTTAACAGGCAAGAACCCACCTTGCTTAAACCTGATTGTTTCCAAATCGGCGTTTTACATTGCACTATAGGCAAGTCTGATGAACACGAAAGATACGCCCCTTGCAACCTAAGCGATTTAATCGGTTCTCGTTTGGATTATTGGGCATTGGGGCATATTCATAAAAGACAAGTTCTCTGTGAACAACCCGCAATTCATTACCCCGGATCTCTTCAGGGTTTACATATAAATGAAACGGGGCAACACGGTTGTTTATTGGTCAAAGTTAACGAGCTTGGTCAAAGCTTGGTTACTTTTAAAGCCTTGGCTCCCGTGCAATGGGAATTAATCAATATAGATTTTAATAAGTTACAACGCAATGAACAGCCTGATGAAATCAAAACGCAAGAAAACACGCCAGAGAATGATTACGACCTAGAATCAGCTCAAAATCTTACAATTCAAAGCCTTGACGAACTGGAAGAATATTTGCTTGAAACTTGTATAAACGTTGCTACGCAAACACAGAGTCCGCTCTGTCAGCTTATAATCTTTCGTATAGTGTTGGAAGGCTGTTGCGAGCTTGATTCGGTTTTAAAAAAATCAGACGCAGAAACCGAATTGGTCAATAAGCTGAACCAAAGTTTACAAAAAATTATTGCCACAAAACGCAACGCTTTGTCTTCTCAGTCTGAAAAAGTTATTGATTTAATTATTAAAGATATTCATATCAAAACCAAACCTGTTCGAGATCTTAATTCTTTACGTTCAAACAGTGGCTTCGTCGGCGAGTTGTTGCGCTATTCCGATGAATTGTTAAACCAACTTGAGCCAAGCCAAGCGGAAAATAATATGGAAGATAAATTAGCGTTACATCAAACCTATATTGAACAAGAAACCGAATTAAAACATATTGTTGACGAGTTATATTTGTCAAAACGCAACAATAAATTTTTACCGCCAAAACCAAGCCATAGTTCCCTACAAGCCCTGATAAAAGAGGCGGAAGAACTTTGCCTTGAAAAATTAAAAATAGAATAA
- the queD gene encoding 6-carboxytetrahydropterin synthase QueD: protein MLKKFWRITIHSEFSAAHALRNYNGKCEHLHGHNFGVSITIQGEKLSEDTELLLDFTVLKQELKSVLELLDHKDLNAVSPFDKINPSSENIARFVFQALAPRLTKYAVTLYEVNISERGPQSASYFEVFE, encoded by the coding sequence ATGTTAAAAAAATTTTGGCGTATTACTATTCATTCCGAATTTTCCGCCGCACACGCCCTGCGAAATTATAACGGAAAATGCGAACATCTTCACGGACACAACTTTGGGGTTTCTATTACTATCCAAGGCGAAAAACTGAGCGAAGACACAGAACTTTTATTAGATTTTACTGTTTTAAAACAAGAGCTTAAAAGCGTTTTGGAACTTTTGGATCATAAAGACTTAAACGCCGTTTCGCCCTTTGATAAAATCAACCCCTCGTCTGAAAATATCGCACGTTTTGTCTTTCAAGCCCTCGCCCCTCGCTTAACCAAGTATGCTGTTACGCTATATGAAGTAAATATTTCTGAAAGAGGTCCGCAATCGGCGAGTTATTTTGAAGTATTTGAGTAA
- a CDS encoding transporter substrate-binding domain-containing protein — translation MACFVMTSTVFALAADTELAKKSTINKILSRGEIRVGIDAGYMPFEMVNKKGDFIGFDIDLGKELAKAMGVKFVPVNTDFDGQIPALLTGKFDIAISGMTITPERNLKIAFSDPYIVIGQTILLNKKHEGKITSWEQLNDPQYTVAARQGTTSEFVTKRLLSKANYKSFEKEVDGALDVVNDRADAWVYDMPFNVVFMAEQGKGKVIHLDKPFTYEPLGIALQQGDPDFVNFLNNFLRQIKNDGRYDRMYKKWIDSTEWFNETQNAK, via the coding sequence ATGGCTTGTTTTGTTATGACAAGTACCGTTTTTGCATTGGCAGCCGACACTGAGTTGGCAAAAAAATCTACAATAAATAAAATTCTTTCACGCGGTGAAATCCGTGTAGGAATTGACGCCGGTTATATGCCTTTTGAAATGGTCAACAAAAAAGGTGATTTTATCGGCTTTGATATTGATTTAGGAAAAGAATTGGCAAAAGCCATGGGCGTTAAATTTGTGCCTGTTAATACTGATTTTGATGGTCAGATCCCTGCCCTACTCACAGGTAAATTTGATATTGCAATAAGCGGAATGACCATTACCCCTGAGCGTAATTTAAAAATAGCTTTTTCAGACCCTTATATTGTTATAGGTCAAACCATTTTGTTAAACAAAAAACATGAAGGAAAAATCACTTCATGGGAACAACTTAACGACCCACAATATACCGTTGCCGCACGTCAAGGCACAACCAGCGAATTTGTAACCAAACGCTTATTAAGCAAAGCAAACTATAAATCTTTTGAAAAAGAAGTTGATGGTGCTTTAGATGTTGTAAACGACCGTGCTGACGCTTGGGTTTACGATATGCCGTTTAACGTTGTGTTTATGGCTGAACAAGGAAAAGGTAAAGTAATTCACCTTGATAAGCCTTTTACTTATGAACCGCTCGGAATTGCCCTTCAACAAGGCGACCCTGATTTTGTAAACTTCTTAAATAACTTTTTAAGACAGATTAAAAATGACGGACGTTATGACCGTATGTATAAAAAATGGATTGACTCAACCGAATGGTTTAACGAGACTCAAAACGCTAAATAG
- a CDS encoding amino acid ABC transporter permease, translated as MKNYRGLDAPKGPWYYRVWGAVFALLVCVTIFFIWKASTKIDYVWHWERVPAYFWTNTTQEVRSDFTGNISEIRKEGNSNIIVLKNDNNEVKDSVAVPADATLHYSSGDSIYQGDVLASFPISKPGVLLQALWLTLWLSVLAILIGMVLGLLTGLARVSENPALRWGAITYIELVRGSPLLVQMYLLYFVAGPFINYALAWVTITYSELVLGSAVGVEAPVLNELWFGVLALAVFAGAYVAEIVRAGIQSVSRGQMEAARSLGMSYGKAMHKIILPQAFRRILPPLAGQFISLIKDSSLLGVITVRELTKATRDIVSSTAQPFEFWLTCAFLYLILTFTLSLFVQYLERKAVR; from the coding sequence ATGAAGAATTATCGGGGGCTTGATGCCCCTAAGGGACCTTGGTATTATAGAGTATGGGGGGCTGTATTTGCCCTGCTTGTTTGTGTTACAATCTTTTTTATTTGGAAAGCTTCAACTAAAATTGATTATGTTTGGCACTGGGAGCGAGTTCCGGCTTATTTTTGGACAAACACAACTCAAGAAGTTCGTTCCGACTTTACGGGAAACATCTCTGAAATTCGTAAAGAAGGAAACTCAAACATCATTGTTTTAAAAAACGACAACAATGAGGTTAAAGATTCTGTTGCCGTGCCTGCTGATGCGACTTTACACTATTCAAGCGGAGATAGCATATATCAAGGTGATGTCTTAGCATCTTTTCCGATAAGTAAACCCGGGGTCTTGCTCCAAGCTTTGTGGCTTACTCTTTGGCTTAGCGTATTGGCTATTTTAATCGGTATGGTGCTAGGTTTATTGACGGGGTTAGCGAGGGTTTCGGAAAACCCTGCTTTACGTTGGGGGGCTATTACTTATATAGAACTAGTGCGTGGTTCTCCGCTTTTGGTTCAAATGTACCTACTTTATTTTGTTGCCGGTCCTTTTATCAATTATGCTTTAGCATGGGTGACTATTACTTATAGCGAACTCGTTCTAGGTTCAGCTGTAGGCGTTGAGGCTCCAGTTTTAAATGAACTTTGGTTCGGGGTTTTGGCGTTGGCTGTTTTTGCCGGTGCCTATGTTGCCGAAATTGTTAGAGCCGGCATTCAAAGCGTTAGCCGAGGACAAATGGAAGCGGCTCGCTCTTTGGGCATGAGCTATGGTAAAGCCATGCACAAAATTATTTTACCTCAGGCATTTAGACGTATTTTACCACCTTTGGCGGGTCAATTTATCAGCTTAATTAAAGACTCTTCATTGCTTGGCGTTATTACTGTCCGAGAGCTAACAAAAGCAACTCGTGATATTGTTTCAAGCACGGCACAACCTTTTGAATTTTGGCTAACTTGTGCATTTTTATACCTTATTTTAACTTTTACGCTGTCTTTGTTTGTACAATATCTAGAACGGAAGGCTGTACGATGA
- a CDS encoding sigma-54-dependent transcriptional regulator: protein MSNQRVLFIAPAQSATRVFPELRDAGVDVGIADTLKGAISFIRKSPPTLILSRANLPGYRVAELLNLAAEEEFPPIIVFSERPTPEDAERCLELGARDYWVEPLESAKILAALPREKKEIPVPPHSTLGGNTPAPSPRIVGSHSSIGRVLALAKQVASSKATVLISGESGTGKEMFARFLHSNSDRADKPFVAVNCAALPEHLLESELFGHEKGSFTGAIARKLGKFEMANTGTILLDEISEMELGLQAKLLRVLQESELDRVGGTETIKIDVRVLATTNRQLEDWVKEGKFRQDLYFRLNVIPLRLPSLKERGDDMLNLARFFLDLYTREYKLKRVELSPEALKWIKNHDWPGNVRELQNLMERSALLSGGQAITPAHFLLDSDTWPIFSEDNETFDDNAFASLDYEENDKVQEPENSVNYSANAGIDNANNTAAGVIPLHEMERIMIMKGLAQTQGNRTQAADILGISVRTLRNKLNEYRSNGIPID from the coding sequence ATGTCTAATCAGCGTGTACTTTTTATAGCTCCTGCTCAGTCAGCCACTCGTGTGTTTCCCGAATTGCGAGATGCTGGCGTTGATGTTGGTATAGCTGATACGCTTAAAGGAGCAATAAGCTTTATTCGCAAGTCTCCGCCTACTCTTATTTTAAGCCGTGCCAATTTACCCGGTTATAGAGTCGCCGAATTGTTAAATCTGGCAGCCGAAGAAGAGTTTCCGCCTATTATTGTTTTTAGCGAACGCCCAACCCCGGAAGACGCAGAACGCTGTCTTGAACTTGGGGCAAGAGACTATTGGGTTGAACCCTTGGAAAGTGCAAAGATTTTAGCCGCCCTACCGAGAGAAAAAAAAGAAATTCCTGTTCCGCCTCATTCTACTTTAGGCGGAAATACTCCCGCTCCAAGTCCGCGTATTGTGGGAAGTCATAGCAGTATTGGCCGAGTTTTAGCGTTAGCCAAACAAGTTGCCTCATCAAAAGCGACCGTTTTAATTTCTGGCGAATCCGGAACGGGTAAAGAGATGTTTGCTCGTTTTCTACATTCCAACAGCGATAGAGCCGATAAACCCTTTGTCGCCGTAAACTGTGCCGCTTTGCCTGAACATTTGTTGGAAAGCGAGCTTTTTGGACATGAAAAGGGTTCTTTTACCGGCGCTATAGCCCGTAAACTCGGAAAATTTGAAATGGCGAATACAGGCACTATTTTACTCGATGAAATTTCAGAAATGGAGCTTGGGTTACAAGCAAAACTTTTGCGTGTTTTACAAGAGAGCGAACTCGACAGAGTCGGCGGAACGGAAACCATTAAAATTGATGTTAGGGTTTTGGCAACAACTAACCGCCAACTTGAAGATTGGGTAAAAGAAGGGAAATTTAGACAAGACTTATATTTTCGTCTTAACGTAATTCCTTTGCGTCTTCCCTCTTTAAAAGAGCGAGGCGACGATATGTTGAACCTTGCCAGATTTTTCCTTGACCTTTACACCAGAGAATATAAGCTAAAACGTGTTGAATTAAGCCCCGAAGCCCTTAAATGGATCAAAAATCACGACTGGCCGGGTAACGTCAGGGAACTGCAAAACCTGATGGAACGCTCCGCTTTGTTGTCCGGTGGGCAGGCAATTACCCCAGCCCATTTCTTGCTTGATTCTGATACTTGGCCTATCTTTAGCGAAGATAATGAAACTTTTGATGACAACGCTTTTGCAAGTTTGGACTATGAAGAAAACGATAAGGTTCAAGAACCTGAAAACAGCGTAAATTATTCGGCAAACGCAGGTATAGATAACGCCAACAACACAGCCGCAGGCGTTATTCCCCTACATGAAATGGAAAGAATTATGATTATGAAAGGGCTGGCTCAAACCCAAGGCAATAGAACTCAAGCCGCCGATATTCTTGGCATTTCTGTGAGGACGCTGAGAAACAAACTCAATGAATATCGCAGTAATGGAATTCCGATTGATTAA
- a CDS encoding amino acid ABC transporter ATP-binding protein produces MIKVNKINKYFYIPNELHALKDITLHVSKGEVLVIIGPSGSGKSTLLRCLNRLEYASSGEINIDGENILSATCNINQIRAEVGMVFQSFNLFPHLTVLENVSLAPISVRGKSKAAADQRSLELLTKVGLADKVAYYPGRLSGGQQQRVAIARSLAMNPKALLFDEPTSALDPEMVGEVLEVMKDLAKEGMTMVVVTHEMGFAREVADRVIFMDQGMIIEEGNPEELFSNPKNERTKLFLSQIL; encoded by the coding sequence ATGATTAAAGTCAATAAAATCAACAAATATTTTTATATTCCCAATGAATTACACGCACTTAAAGACATAACTTTACACGTTTCAAAAGGTGAAGTTTTAGTTATTATCGGACCATCAGGTTCGGGAAAAAGTACGTTATTACGTTGTTTAAACAGGCTTGAATACGCAAGTTCCGGCGAAATTAATATTGATGGCGAAAATATTTTGAGTGCAACCTGCAATATTAATCAAATCAGAGCGGAAGTCGGAATGGTCTTTCAATCGTTTAATCTCTTTCCACACTTAACGGTTTTAGAGAATGTTAGTCTTGCCCCTATTTCCGTAAGAGGAAAATCTAAAGCAGCCGCTGATCAACGCAGTTTGGAGCTTTTAACAAAAGTTGGCTTGGCGGATAAAGTAGCTTATTATCCCGGAAGACTCTCGGGCGGTCAACAACAGAGGGTTGCGATTGCTCGTTCTTTGGCGATGAACCCCAAGGCTTTACTGTTTGATGAGCCAACCAGTGCGTTAGACCCGGAAATGGTCGGCGAAGTCCTTGAAGTTATGAAAGATTTGGCAAAAGAAGGCATGACCATGGTGGTTGTAACCCACGAAATGGGTTTTGCTCGTGAAGTTGCCGATCGGGTAATTTTTATGGATCAAGGCATGATCATCGAAGAGGGCAACCCGGAAGAGCTGTTTTCCAACCCAAAAAATGAACGTACCAAGCTGTTTTTAAGTCAGATTTTATAG
- the speB gene encoding agmatinase, whose translation MSKSLRFLASELPEQRASECLFHIIPVPYEASVSYGGGTAGGPNAIIEASEQLEVWTGQKDPSVCGIYTAEAVNCKGEPKTILERIGQAVESSLSSRPKGEVVPIILGGEHSITPGILSVLKKHFGTFGIVHFDAHADLRYSYHDSIYSHACPMRRACEMDLKLFQLGVRSLSPEEVTYRKVMNIGHLDARALFDLGERWSGDPQKGFLPDDFPENIFISFDVDALDPSIIPSTGTPEPGGLTWYQTLNLLEAACKNRKVIGADFVELAPKEGVNAPDFATARLIYEFMGIIAP comes from the coding sequence ATGTCAAAGAGTCTTCGTTTTTTAGCATCTGAATTGCCTGAACAACGGGCAAGTGAGTGTTTATTTCATATAATTCCCGTGCCTTATGAGGCGAGCGTTTCTTACGGAGGCGGAACAGCGGGCGGTCCAAACGCCATTATCGAAGCGTCAGAGCAACTTGAGGTTTGGACTGGACAAAAAGACCCTTCCGTCTGTGGAATTTATACAGCAGAAGCCGTTAATTGCAAGGGCGAACCTAAAACCATCTTGGAGCGTATCGGGCAAGCTGTTGAAAGCTCTTTAAGTTCTCGCCCAAAAGGTGAAGTTGTTCCAATTATTTTAGGCGGAGAACATAGTATTACGCCGGGAATTTTAAGCGTTTTGAAAAAACATTTCGGAACTTTTGGAATAGTCCATTTTGATGCACACGCCGACTTACGCTATTCTTATCATGATTCGATTTACAGCCATGCTTGTCCAATGCGTAGGGCTTGCGAAATGGATCTTAAACTTTTTCAACTTGGAGTACGCAGTCTTTCACCGGAAGAGGTAACTTATCGCAAAGTTATGAATATTGGGCATCTTGATGCTCGTGCGTTGTTTGATTTAGGTGAAAGATGGTCAGGCGACCCTCAAAAAGGTTTTTTGCCTGATGACTTTCCCGAAAATATTTTTATTTCTTTTGATGTTGATGCCCTTGACCCAAGCATTATTCCCAGTACAGGAACGCCGGAACCCGGCGGTTTAACTTGGTATCAAACCCTAAATTTATTGGAAGCGGCTTGTAAAAATCGTAAAGTTATCGGTGCTGACTTTGTGGAGCTTGCACCTAAAGAAGGCGTCAATGCCCCTGATTTTGCGACAGCCAGATTGATTTATGAGTTTATGGGGATTATTGCACCTTAA
- the larB gene encoding nickel pincer cofactor biosynthesis protein LarB, giving the protein MSVKKEYSSNDNIDAVLLSFLHNEISLDAVKTKLNLKPYQELFEGLNLDHHRKKRTGFGETVLAEGKSFERLFAAIKGLSLNHTGNISPVLATRVSIEQGEALLEAFNNEQSETPEQTFEFWADAKLFSYAKPLNLTPPWTLESQKDKNPELIIVTAGAADMSVALEALGTARFYGLDPILAPDLGVAGLHRLAPWLPLLQQAKLIIAIAGMDGALPSVLAGLSRCPVLGVATSVGYGVAKGGYSALFNMLSACAPGLATMNIDNGYGAAMFAAKMLKR; this is encoded by the coding sequence ATGAGTGTGAAAAAAGAATATAGCTCTAATGATAATATTGACGCTGTGTTGTTAAGTTTTTTACACAACGAAATCAGTCTTGATGCCGTAAAAACAAAACTTAATCTAAAACCCTATCAAGAGCTTTTTGAAGGCTTAAACCTAGACCACCACAGGAAAAAAAGAACTGGCTTTGGAGAAACCGTTTTAGCGGAAGGTAAAAGCTTTGAACGACTTTTTGCCGCAATCAAAGGGCTTAGCCTTAATCACACAGGCAATATAAGCCCAGTTTTAGCAACCAGAGTTTCAATAGAACAAGGCGAGGCATTGTTAGAGGCTTTTAACAATGAACAAAGCGAAACCCCCGAACAAACTTTTGAGTTTTGGGCGGACGCAAAATTATTTTCTTATGCCAAACCTTTAAATTTAACTCCGCCTTGGACCTTAGAAAGCCAAAAAGACAAAAACCCCGAGCTAATTATTGTTACTGCCGGTGCAGCTGATATGTCCGTAGCTCTTGAAGCTTTGGGAACAGCCCGTTTTTATGGGCTTGACCCTATTTTAGCCCCCGACCTTGGAGTTGCGGGTTTACACCGTTTAGCACCTTGGTTACCTTTATTGCAACAAGCTAAACTAATTATCGCAATCGCCGGAATGGACGGAGCCTTGCCTAGTGTGTTGGCCGGGTTGTCTCGTTGCCCCGTGCTTGGTGTTGCGACTAGTGTTGGTTATGGCGTAGCGAAAGGTGGCTATTCCGCTCTTTTTAATATGCTTTCGGCTTGTGCACCGGGGCTTGCGACCATGAATATTGATAATGGCTATGGGGCGGCTATGTTTGCGGCTAAGATGTTGAAGAGGTAA